One stretch of Dissulfurimicrobium hydrothermale DNA includes these proteins:
- a CDS encoding 6-hydroxymethylpterin diphosphokinase MptE-like protein produces the protein MNKTFELNLKALEQVFPKLYNLVKLHNYMPPGELVQGKTGVLTLKYDLPSGTLLAYGIDDPMRDAAVHLQTVPPASTGVAVFIGMGLGYGPLIVLRERPHLAKIVIIEPSIDIFMTALMASDLTDLISSKKVDMKVGVIDLKSMEIELSRDVAVSDTHILRHTPSFCWKKGLYGQTDADVYTILNKINTMGSTTIYFGELFFKNRLSNITMLPHLHNADVLKDLFKGRPALLVAAGPSLDLCLEDIRRARDRCVLITADAALNTLLGAGIVPDFVTSVDMQAINFEKLSDHICRPWPFALAVPPKACPMILKRFQAKYRFLTFEEDLPQLWLTRLLGVRYFMPPMLSVAHLSLGLAIHMGADPMIFVGQDLAYTSPGGSDHARGTVFQGTGLPKGREILYTDAVDGSKVPTDRAFLSMKTQFEEIIRGHKGLFINATARGADIKGTTSMPLSEVVNLYMTEPFDAGALLDEAVQREKMWRPARFVDQVQKTVSIIKEILKKIDRGSWIAARVLRGIDELRRFGVDAGSIEDLPSDLSAEVKRFDAITKEIDACKGLHDQVSELTYGVLKDNDVRIAKNTALRNDEGYLLWLRAEIERIEWVESVRREAFIKYSAVLNGLIHRLAGEERLKKAFGVRPSETMFTELAELYKDSGDFILLKGLAETYISSYPESAYANAFMGLALAGLLDMDGANEYWDRAVSIDQRLAGEISRMKKDAAEPWISLLQKEDRVSDGSYFRWGEVFPGLLAKWLFRIKGALKGERRAVGEMISRAWPDYALRIERSINNGEVQKAEALLEAWSLFEDEGLAGFYYLCARLSYLKNDLKNAAVRLERDISYCEGSADRLSFAARVCLEAGRFDEGIGFLKKAVVFDGNAAILWKELGDLLMSLNNYEDAISAFEQYLLVFKDSADGFKKLGDCYMALGRLEAAKAAYEAAVQKMKKDPALSPA, from the coding sequence ATGAATAAAACGTTTGAATTAAACCTCAAGGCCTTGGAACAGGTCTTTCCCAAGCTTTATAACTTAGTAAAATTACATAATTATATGCCACCAGGAGAGCTCGTGCAAGGGAAGACGGGTGTCTTGACCTTAAAGTATGATCTCCCATCAGGTACCCTCCTTGCCTACGGCATAGACGACCCTATGAGAGATGCGGCGGTGCATCTACAGACCGTGCCGCCAGCCTCTACCGGTGTTGCGGTGTTCATCGGCATGGGACTTGGATATGGCCCGCTCATAGTCTTAAGGGAGCGGCCCCATCTCGCCAAGATAGTGATTATTGAGCCGTCCATTGACATATTTATGACTGCTTTGATGGCAAGCGATCTCACCGACCTCATCTCTTCAAAAAAGGTTGATATGAAGGTGGGTGTGATAGACCTTAAGAGCATGGAGATTGAGCTGAGCCGCGACGTGGCTGTCTCGGATACCCACATCCTGCGTCATACCCCTAGTTTTTGTTGGAAGAAAGGTCTGTATGGGCAGACAGATGCGGATGTGTACACCATACTCAATAAGATCAACACCATGGGCAGTACCACTATATACTTCGGCGAGCTGTTTTTCAAAAATCGTCTCTCCAATATTACCATGCTCCCCCATCTCCACAATGCGGACGTTCTGAAAGACCTGTTTAAGGGTAGACCGGCCCTGCTGGTCGCGGCTGGTCCGTCTCTTGACTTGTGTCTTGAAGATATCAGGCGCGCCAGAGACAGGTGCGTATTGATTACTGCTGATGCTGCATTGAATACCCTTTTAGGTGCGGGTATCGTTCCAGACTTTGTGACCTCGGTTGATATGCAGGCGATAAATTTTGAAAAGCTTTCAGACCATATCTGTAGGCCGTGGCCTTTTGCGCTTGCTGTGCCACCAAAGGCCTGCCCAATGATACTAAAGCGGTTTCAGGCCAAGTATAGATTTCTCACATTTGAGGAAGACCTGCCTCAACTATGGCTGACAAGGCTCCTTGGCGTGAGATATTTCATGCCTCCTATGTTGTCAGTGGCGCATCTTTCGCTTGGCCTTGCTATACACATGGGCGCCGATCCAATGATCTTTGTCGGTCAGGACCTTGCTTATACATCGCCTGGCGGTTCTGATCATGCAAGGGGCACGGTATTTCAGGGGACAGGGTTGCCTAAAGGCAGAGAGATCCTCTATACAGATGCTGTTGACGGTTCAAAGGTACCTACAGACAGGGCTTTTTTAAGCATGAAGACGCAGTTTGAAGAGATCATCAGGGGACACAAGGGATTGTTTATAAATGCAACCGCAAGGGGTGCGGATATCAAGGGGACAACGTCTATGCCCTTGTCCGAGGTGGTCAATTTATATATGACAGAGCCTTTTGACGCCGGGGCGTTGCTTGATGAGGCGGTGCAGAGAGAGAAGATGTGGAGGCCGGCGAGGTTTGTCGATCAGGTCCAGAAGACCGTTTCAATTATAAAAGAGATCTTGAAGAAGATCGACAGGGGTTCCTGGATTGCCGCCCGAGTTTTAAGGGGTATCGATGAGCTCAGGCGGTTTGGCGTGGACGCCGGGTCCATTGAGGACCTTCCGTCCGATTTGTCCGCCGAGGTCAAAAGGTTTGATGCCATCACAAAAGAAATTGATGCCTGTAAGGGCCTTCACGATCAGGTGTCGGAGTTGACCTATGGGGTGCTCAAAGATAACGACGTCAGGATTGCTAAAAACACGGCCCTTAGAAACGATGAAGGCTACCTTCTCTGGTTAAGAGCTGAGATCGAGAGGATAGAATGGGTTGAATCGGTTAGGAGAGAGGCATTTATTAAATATAGCGCCGTCTTGAACGGTCTCATCCATCGGTTGGCTGGCGAAGAGCGCCTTAAGAAGGCCTTCGGCGTCAGGCCTTCTGAGACGATGTTTACAGAACTCGCGGAATTATATAAAGATTCTGGAGACTTTATATTGCTTAAGGGGCTTGCTGAGACATATATTTCTTCATATCCTGAAAGTGCTTATGCAAATGCCTTTATGGGTCTCGCCCTGGCTGGGTTACTTGATATGGATGGTGCCAATGAATATTGGGATAGAGCTGTTTCCATTGATCAAAGGCTCGCCGGTGAGATAAGCAGGATGAAGAAGGATGCGGCTGAACCTTGGATCTCATTGTTGCAAAAAGAAGACCGCGTCTCGGACGGGAGTTATTTCAGGTGGGGTGAGGTCTTCCCGGGCCTTCTCGCCAAGTGGCTTTTCAGGATAAAGGGTGCGCTGAAGGGAGAAAGACGGGCTGTAGGAGAGATGATTAGCCGCGCATGGCCTGATTATGCCTTACGTATTGAGAGGTCTATTAATAACGGTGAGGTTCAGAAGGCGGAGGCATTGCTCGAGGCGTGGTCTTTGTTTGAAGATGAAGGCCTTGCTGGTTTTTATTATTTATGTGCAAGGCTTAGTTACCTTAAAAACGATCTTAAAAACGCAGCCGTTAGGCTTGAAAGGGATATTTCTTATTGTGAAGGGTCGGCGGACAGGCTCTCCTTTGCAGCCAGAGTCTGTCTTGAAGCCGGGAGATTTGACGAGGGTATAGGGTTTTTAAAAAAGGCGGTCGTGTTTGACGGTAATGCCGCCATCTTATGGAAAGAGCTTGGCGACCTCCTTATGTCTTTAAATAACTATGAGGATGCGATTTCGGCCTTTGAGCAGTATCTTCTGGTCTTCAAGGACTCCGCCGATGGTTTTAAAAAGCTTGGGGATTGCTACATGGCACTGGGCAGGCTTGAGGCCGCAAAGGCTGCATATGAGGCTGCCGTGCAAAAGATGAAAAAAGATCCAGCATTGTCCCCGGCATAA
- a CDS encoding FKBP-type peptidyl-prolyl cis-trans isomerase, with protein MKIEENTVVQINYSLSLRNGELPERLKRPFTAKFIYGRERIPAALESALAGHEEGDEFEVTIPHEQAYGPYNPDLVSEIDISNINHPEKLREGAYYEETGHDGKRFGFTVKEIRKDSVIADFNHPAAGKDMMMKVTVTEARPASYMELIAAMGPSMPKGKG; from the coding sequence ATGAAAATCGAAGAGAACACCGTAGTACAAATAAATTATTCATTAAGCTTAAGGAATGGTGAGCTACCTGAACGTCTAAAGCGGCCGTTTACCGCCAAATTCATCTATGGTAGAGAGAGGATACCGGCGGCACTTGAATCTGCCCTCGCTGGCCATGAAGAAGGAGACGAATTTGAGGTTACGATACCACACGAACAGGCCTACGGACCATATAATCCAGATCTCGTAAGTGAGATAGACATCTCAAATATAAACCATCCGGAGAAATTGAGAGAGGGAGCATATTACGAAGAAACAGGGCATGACGGCAAACGGTTCGGCTTTACCGTAAAAGAAATCCGCAAGGACTCGGTGATTGCAGATTTCAACCATCCGGCGGCTGGAAAAGACATGATGATGAAGGTGACTGTAACCGAGGCACGTCCTGCGTCATACATGGAACTCATCGCCGCCATGGGTCCGTCCATGCCGAAAGGAAAGGGCTGA
- a CDS encoding glycoside hydrolase family 57, whose amino-acid sequence MFIQENQSPDMIVEPLYLFSFFHLNLAFSSIEEEQRPEVINRCYWPLLRLVREQRLPMGIEVSGYTLETIKTLDPAWIEELRRLCREGLTEFIGSGYVQIIGPLVPAAVNRANQRIGLQVYEGILGLRPQLALVNEQAYSAGIVSIYKETGYQAIIMEWDNPASSHPEWNPEWRYLPQLACGSEGTTLPVIWNKSIAFQKFQRYAHGEIELPEYIEFLNQKRGVGERTLAIYGNDAEIFDFRPGRFHAEAVMGDESEWTRISRLFEAIKTDGGFTMIRPSQVIDFLGHPGAGHRLRLESAEQPVPVKKQAKYNLMRWALAGRDSLGLNTSCWRLFEALAACSDPTESDWKELCYLWSSDFRTHITAKRWQGVQQRLAAMQQRLLPTVPKEVVVHHNPASQNAFRVRLEGAFLEIETMCQRLRLNLHRGLAVNGWWDKTISDKPLIRTLPHGYFDDIHYGADFYTGHFVLELPGQPKLTDLSAVDPHWEITNGQLVVHAEITTSLGPVCKEITINADQPKLGIAYHFYWPRCPNGTLRLGHITLNPELFARDSLFFSTHNGGDATETFFIHDKPINHLAPVSALVSASHGLGVTSGIVIVGDATHRLIVEVDKTASAVTGHILYAPVDDHYLYRLIFSAMEMDDTSCHVQTRSCFKNREVSLCLRSSGSMTTNSRS is encoded by the coding sequence ATGTTCATACAAGAAAACCAATCTCCTGATATGATCGTTGAACCGTTATATCTCTTCTCCTTCTTTCATCTCAATCTCGCCTTCTCCTCCATCGAGGAAGAGCAACGCCCCGAGGTGATCAACCGCTGCTATTGGCCCTTGCTGCGCCTTGTCCGCGAGCAGCGCCTGCCGATGGGAATCGAAGTCTCTGGATACACGCTGGAGACAATCAAGACCCTCGACCCGGCATGGATAGAAGAACTACGCCGCCTCTGCCGCGAAGGCCTGACGGAATTCATTGGCAGCGGCTACGTCCAGATTATCGGACCGCTGGTTCCGGCGGCGGTCAACCGCGCCAATCAGCGCATCGGCCTACAGGTCTATGAAGGCATCCTCGGCCTTCGCCCTCAGCTGGCACTCGTAAACGAACAGGCCTATTCCGCAGGAATTGTGTCGATATATAAAGAGACCGGCTATCAAGCCATAATCATGGAGTGGGACAATCCCGCGAGCAGCCACCCTGAATGGAATCCCGAATGGCGTTATCTCCCCCAACTTGCCTGTGGGTCGGAAGGCACGACCTTACCGGTGATCTGGAACAAGTCGATTGCATTCCAAAAATTTCAGCGTTATGCCCACGGCGAGATAGAATTGCCTGAATATATTGAATTTCTCAATCAAAAACGAGGCGTTGGCGAGCGGACCCTTGCCATTTATGGCAATGATGCCGAGATATTTGATTTCCGGCCCGGGCGTTTTCATGCCGAGGCGGTCATGGGGGATGAGAGCGAGTGGACGCGTATTTCTCGCCTCTTCGAGGCGATCAAGACTGATGGCGGCTTTACCATGATCAGGCCCAGTCAGGTGATCGACTTCCTCGGCCACCCCGGCGCCGGCCACCGCCTGCGCCTCGAATCAGCGGAACAACCTGTGCCCGTAAAAAAACAGGCCAAGTACAACCTCATGCGCTGGGCCTTGGCCGGACGTGATAGCCTTGGACTTAATACCTCATGCTGGCGGTTGTTCGAGGCGCTCGCAGCCTGTTCCGACCCGACGGAGAGCGATTGGAAGGAGCTGTGCTACCTGTGGAGTAGCGATTTCCGTACCCATATTACAGCCAAACGCTGGCAGGGGGTACAGCAACGCCTGGCCGCCATGCAGCAACGCCTTTTGCCCACAGTCCCTAAAGAAGTGGTCGTCCATCACAACCCGGCAAGCCAGAATGCCTTCCGTGTGCGGCTTGAAGGCGCCTTCCTTGAGATCGAAACCATGTGCCAGCGGTTACGCCTCAACCTGCATCGGGGTCTGGCGGTGAACGGCTGGTGGGACAAGACCATATCAGACAAACCACTTATAAGAACGCTCCCTCATGGCTATTTCGATGATATCCATTACGGCGCCGACTTCTATACCGGTCATTTTGTGCTCGAATTACCGGGTCAACCCAAACTTACTGACCTTTCGGCCGTTGATCCGCACTGGGAAATAACAAATGGGCAACTTGTGGTACATGCTGAGATCACAACCAGCCTTGGGCCTGTATGCAAAGAGATCACCATTAATGCCGATCAGCCGAAACTTGGAATCGCATATCATTTCTATTGGCCACGCTGCCCTAACGGCACCTTGCGATTGGGCCATATTACCCTCAATCCGGAACTTTTTGCACGTGACTCCCTTTTCTTCAGCACCCACAACGGCGGAGATGCGACAGAAACCTTCTTTATCCATGACAAGCCGATAAACCACCTTGCCCCTGTGTCCGCTCTGGTGTCAGCCAGCCATGGGCTTGGAGTAACTTCAGGGATTGTGATAGTGGGTGATGCGACACACCGTCTAATAGTAGAGGTGGACAAAACCGCATCCGCCGTCACCGGCCATATCCTATACGCCCCGGTAGATGATCATTACCTATATCGTCTGATCTTTTCGGCAATGGAGATGGATGACACCTCTTGTCATGTGCAAACCCGCAGCTGCTTTAAAAACAGAGAGGTAAGCCTGTGCCTTAGAAGTTCTGGCTCCATGACCACCAATTCCAGGTCCTGA
- the tilS gene encoding tRNA lysidine(34) synthetase TilS, whose protein sequence is MLKTAREAVRSPILDTVRETITRHRLFEPGARILVGVSGGPDSICLLHILYLLSGTWDIKIEVAHFDHNLRGEESKRDARFVEEMAGRFMLPFHLGTGDVKAYARQNALCIQDAARALRYGFFKHVREKTGCTYIATGHTADDQAEEVLMRLLRGSGLAGLSGIPLQRQDGIIRPLLKVSKEGVLRHLAAFGLEFIKDSSNDNPKYLRNRIRKDLIPFLAMKFNPAIVNTLNRMTSLLSEEHQLLEDMAASAFGRALMSNGGCHMVFDVLKLRLEPAPIRRRVYQSALKRLEGLNGAIRSIHLQTIDSIVMGIDPGGNCPLPGGSAVARRYDRLIFTKKSRPCKMSPLPNPRQKSVLVNGPGLWKTPSGNGLIELTITDLKDALDSLRRHGSGKTPAFFVDADTVAFPLEIRARKPGDRFVPFGSNRLVKLKDFLIARKVPRVLRDDLPLLISRSDIIAVAGVEIAHPYRINASSRRTLRIIWHRHDRCNFNPEDCFTTA, encoded by the coding sequence ATGCTAAAGACGGCCCGTGAGGCTGTCAGATCCCCCATCCTGGACACGGTCAGGGAGACAATAACAAGACACAGGCTCTTTGAACCAGGGGCCAGGATACTTGTAGGGGTATCAGGTGGACCTGATTCTATATGTCTCCTTCACATATTATATCTCCTTAGTGGTACATGGGATATAAAGATCGAGGTTGCACACTTCGACCACAATTTGAGAGGCGAGGAATCAAAAAGGGATGCGCGTTTCGTGGAAGAAATGGCCGGACGTTTCATGCTCCCTTTCCACCTCGGGACGGGAGACGTGAAGGCATATGCGAGACAAAATGCCCTATGCATCCAAGACGCCGCACGGGCGTTGAGATACGGATTTTTTAAACACGTAAGAGAAAAAACAGGTTGCACCTACATAGCTACCGGACACACAGCCGACGATCAGGCCGAAGAGGTTCTTATGCGCCTCTTGAGAGGTTCTGGACTCGCCGGCCTGAGCGGTATTCCGCTGCAGAGACAAGATGGAATCATACGTCCGCTCCTTAAGGTCTCAAAAGAGGGTGTGCTCAGGCATCTTGCAGCCTTCGGCCTCGAGTTTATAAAAGATAGCTCCAACGATAACCCGAAATATCTACGAAACCGAATCCGAAAAGACCTTATACCGTTTCTCGCAATGAAATTCAATCCGGCCATAGTAAATACGTTAAACCGTATGACAAGTCTCCTCTCCGAGGAACACCAGCTCCTTGAAGACATGGCCGCCTCCGCATTCGGTAGGGCCTTGATGTCAAACGGCGGCTGTCATATGGTATTCGATGTCCTAAAATTACGCCTCGAGCCAGCACCAATCAGGCGAAGAGTTTATCAATCTGCGCTCAAAAGACTTGAAGGTCTAAACGGCGCCATAAGGAGTATCCACCTCCAAACCATAGACTCAATCGTCATGGGGATCGATCCAGGCGGGAATTGCCCATTGCCCGGAGGTTCAGCAGTGGCCCGACGTTACGACAGGCTTATCTTTACAAAAAAGTCCAGGCCTTGTAAGATGTCACCGCTACCCAATCCTCGACAAAAGTCGGTACTAGTCAACGGCCCAGGGCTTTGGAAGACCCCTTCCGGCAACGGCCTGATAGAGCTGACGATTACGGACTTAAAGGATGCACTCGACAGCCTCAGACGGCATGGATCTGGTAAGACGCCGGCGTTCTTTGTAGATGCCGATACCGTGGCCTTTCCCCTCGAGATCAGGGCAAGAAAACCTGGTGACCGCTTTGTTCCATTCGGCTCAAACCGCCTTGTAAAGCTCAAGGATTTCTTGATCGCAAGAAAAGTGCCTCGCGTATTGAGGGACGACTTGCCGCTTCTCATCTCTAGGTCAGACATAATTGCGGTCGCCGGCGTAGAAATCGCACATCCTTACAGGATCAACGCATCAAGTCGACGGACATTGCGCATAATCTGGCACAGGCATGACCGGTGCAATTTTAACCCCGAAGACTGTTTTACCACGGCATAA
- the ftsH gene encoding ATP-dependent zinc metalloprotease FtsH, producing MNAFYKNLSLWLVIGLVMIFLFNLFNKPQEPVKEITYSDFINYVEKGQVLKVLIENERVKGFFTNQVAFRTAIPANDPDLLKLLKEKDVEIQVRPVEETPWYLTLLISWFPMLLLIGVWIFFMRQMQNGGGRAMSFGRSRAKLLTNQSIKTTFADVAGIEEAKEELGEIVSFLKDPQKFTRLGGRIPKGVLLVGPPGTGKTLLAKAIAGEAGVPFFSISGSDFVEMFVGVGASRVRDLFIQAKKNAPCIIFIDEIDAVGRHRGAGLGGGHDEREQTLNQLLVEMDGFETSEAVIVIAATNRPDVLDPALLRPGRFDRQVMVPVPDVRGREAILNVHAKKIPLDPKIELSVIAKATPGFSGADLENLVNEAALLAARSNKEVVEMDDFEKAKDKVLMGAERKSLILSDEEKRITAYHEAGHTLVAKLLPGSDPIHKVTIIPRGRALGLTQQLPEDERHTYPKSYLMNNLSILLGGRVAEELVLNEFTTGSGNDIERASDLARKMVCEWGMNEKLGPVVFGKKEEHIFLGRDFGQVKDYSEDTAKKIDEEVMKIVTSSYNRTKELIMEHIECLHAIAHALLEQESLDAKAVNTLMEQCRQKTPPAKDSKDYGA from the coding sequence TTGAATGCATTTTATAAAAACCTAAGTCTCTGGCTGGTCATAGGCCTTGTCATGATATTCCTGTTCAATCTCTTTAACAAACCGCAAGAGCCTGTCAAGGAGATCACATACAGTGATTTTATAAATTACGTTGAAAAAGGCCAGGTCTTAAAGGTATTAATTGAAAATGAAAGGGTAAAAGGCTTTTTCACGAATCAAGTTGCCTTCCGCACGGCTATACCGGCGAACGACCCTGATCTCCTGAAACTCCTTAAGGAAAAAGACGTGGAGATTCAAGTAAGACCTGTAGAGGAGACGCCATGGTATCTTACGCTTCTCATCTCATGGTTTCCGATGCTCCTCTTGATAGGCGTATGGATATTTTTTATGCGGCAGATGCAAAATGGTGGGGGCAGGGCTATGTCGTTCGGAAGGAGTAGGGCCAAACTACTTACAAATCAAAGCATAAAGACCACCTTTGCAGATGTCGCCGGCATAGAAGAGGCCAAAGAAGAGCTTGGAGAGATAGTCTCCTTCCTTAAAGATCCCCAAAAATTTACCCGATTGGGAGGCAGGATCCCCAAAGGCGTATTGCTCGTCGGACCTCCAGGCACAGGAAAGACCCTCCTTGCCAAGGCGATAGCAGGAGAGGCTGGGGTCCCCTTTTTCAGCATAAGCGGATCGGACTTCGTCGAGATGTTCGTGGGTGTAGGCGCATCAAGGGTAAGAGACCTCTTCATCCAGGCCAAAAAAAACGCTCCATGCATCATATTTATTGACGAAATCGACGCCGTAGGCAGGCACAGGGGTGCCGGTCTCGGCGGAGGCCATGACGAGAGGGAACAGACCCTCAACCAACTCCTGGTCGAGATGGATGGCTTTGAGACATCCGAGGCGGTGATAGTGATAGCCGCCACAAACAGACCAGACGTCCTTGACCCTGCACTTTTAAGGCCGGGCAGATTTGATCGCCAGGTTATGGTGCCTGTGCCTGACGTAAGGGGGCGCGAAGCTATTCTAAATGTACATGCAAAAAAAATACCGCTTGATCCCAAAATAGAACTCTCTGTAATAGCAAAGGCGACGCCCGGTTTTTCAGGCGCCGACCTTGAAAACCTCGTAAACGAAGCGGCCCTCTTGGCGGCAAGAAGTAACAAAGAAGTGGTGGAAATGGACGACTTCGAAAAGGCCAAAGACAAGGTGCTGATGGGGGCTGAACGTAAGAGCCTTATCTTGTCGGATGAAGAAAAAAGAATAACTGCCTATCACGAAGCAGGACATACCCTTGTAGCCAAACTCCTGCCCGGCAGCGATCCGATCCACAAGGTAACCATTATCCCAAGGGGCCGCGCGCTAGGGCTCACACAACAACTGCCCGAAGATGAACGCCATACCTACCCGAAGTCGTATCTCATGAACAATCTTTCGATACTGCTTGGGGGTAGGGTGGCCGAAGAGCTCGTCCTAAACGAATTCACCACAGGATCAGGCAATGACATAGAGAGGGCATCCGATCTTGCAAGAAAAATGGTCTGCGAATGGGGCATGAACGAAAAGCTCGGCCCAGTAGTATTCGGCAAGAAGGAAGAGCACATCTTTCTCGGCAGGGACTTCGGCCAGGTAAAAGACTACAGCGAAGACACCGCCAAAAAGATCGACGAAGAGGTTATGAAGATCGTTACATCTTCCTACAACAGGACAAAAGAACTAATCATGGAACATATCGAGTGTCTGCACGCCATAGCGCACGCCCTCCTTGAACAGGAATCCCTTGATGCGAAAGCCGTAAACACCCTAATGGAACAATGCCGGCAAAAAACGCCTCCTGCTAAAGACAGCAAGGACTATGGCGCATAA
- the cdaA gene encoding diadenylate cyclase CdaA, giving the protein MDYFINQYLITIRWQDILDILVVAYIIYQIILLIKGTRAVQMAAGLAVIIVIYFAAKSLDLMTLHWLLGTVLSSLFLLIVIVFQDDIRRVLIQMGQSPFLKNQVKNFQAIEELAKATAALSETKTGAIMVLERGVGLGDYISSGTALDARVTRDLLCTIFYKGSPLHDGAVIIQNGRIAAGGCVLPLTSSPDISRRLGTRHRAAIGITEQTDAVAIVVSEETGGISVAIAGKITRDIDTGTLRRILHNTFAPEDVEKPWWKRRII; this is encoded by the coding sequence ATGGACTATTTTATAAATCAATACCTCATAACTATCCGTTGGCAGGATATCTTGGATATCCTTGTCGTGGCCTATATAATCTACCAGATCATATTGCTAATAAAGGGGACGCGGGCGGTTCAGATGGCCGCCGGCCTGGCGGTAATCATAGTCATATATTTCGCAGCCAAATCCCTTGACCTCATGACCCTGCACTGGCTGCTGGGAACGGTCCTGAGTTCCCTCTTCCTCTTGATAGTCATCGTGTTCCAGGATGACATACGTCGGGTCCTCATCCAGATGGGACAGAGTCCGTTCCTCAAAAACCAAGTGAAGAATTTTCAGGCTATCGAGGAACTCGCAAAGGCCACCGCTGCTTTGTCCGAGACCAAGACAGGCGCAATAATGGTGCTTGAAAGAGGAGTAGGACTAGGGGACTATATAAGCAGCGGGACGGCTTTGGATGCACGGGTTACAAGAGACCTGTTGTGCACTATATTTTATAAGGGCTCACCACTGCACGACGGGGCCGTAATAATACAAAACGGCAGGATAGCCGCAGGCGGATGTGTACTGCCGCTTACATCAAGTCCTGACATAAGCAGAAGGCTCGGCACCAGGCACAGGGCCGCCATCGGCATAACCGAACAGACCGATGCGGTGGCAATCGTCGTGTCTGAAGAAACAGGCGGTATATCAGTGGCCATAGCGGGCAAGATAACAAGAGACATAGACACCGGTACATTGAGACGAATCCTGCACAACACATTCGCTCCAGAAGATGTCGAGAAACCTTGGTGGAAAAGGAGAATCATCTGA
- the folP gene encoding dihydropteroate synthase encodes MAHKKMTLKDMVIRGHVFCWDNGPYIMGIINVTPDSFSDGGHFLELDDAIMQAERLIEEGADILDIGGESTRPFSEPVSAEEEIRRVIPVIKAVRQATDRPISIDTTKALVAKAALEHGADIINDISALRFEPVMAEIASSFKAKVILMHMKGTPKDMQVKPCYDDVIGEVRSFLEKRISWAVLHGIPKEDILIDPGIGFGKDVAHNLTLINRLQEFEELSAPIVVGPSRKAFLGAITGIKTPYERDIPTLGAVAVAAVRGAHILRVHNVKNARQVLSVVNAIYQEKPTDGCQ; translated from the coding sequence ATGGCGCATAAAAAGATGACCTTGAAAGACATGGTCATCAGAGGACATGTTTTTTGCTGGGACAACGGGCCGTATATAATGGGGATCATCAATGTGACCCCTGATTCCTTTTCCGATGGCGGGCACTTTCTGGAGCTTGATGACGCCATCATGCAGGCCGAGAGGCTTATCGAAGAAGGGGCAGACATCCTTGACATAGGCGGTGAGTCCACACGGCCGTTTTCTGAACCAGTCAGCGCGGAAGAAGAGATAAGGAGGGTGATCCCTGTAATAAAGGCGGTGAGACAGGCTACAGATCGCCCCATCTCCATAGATACCACCAAGGCCTTGGTGGCGAAGGCAGCACTGGAACACGGGGCAGATATCATCAACGACATAAGCGCGCTACGTTTCGAGCCAGTAATGGCAGAGATCGCCTCGTCCTTTAAGGCCAAGGTCATCCTTATGCACATGAAAGGCACCCCCAAGGACATGCAGGTCAAACCCTGTTATGACGATGTAATAGGCGAAGTGAGGTCTTTTTTGGAAAAACGCATATCATGGGCTGTACTTCACGGTATTCCGAAAGAAGATATCCTCATAGACCCAGGCATAGGATTCGGCAAAGATGTCGCCCATAATCTGACACTAATAAACCGCCTTCAGGAATTTGAGGAACTCTCAGCCCCGATCGTCGTTGGCCCCTCAAGAAAGGCCTTTTTGGGCGCAATAACAGGTATAAAAACCCCTTATGAGCGCGATATCCCGACATTGGGAGCGGTTGCAGTTGCAGCCGTCAGGGGGGCGCATATATTAAGAGTACACAATGTAAAAAACGCCAGACAAGTCCTGAGCGTTGTAAACGCCATATACCAAGAAAAACCGACGGACGGCTGTCAGTGA